The DNA segment CTCTTTTCTCGAACCTCATTTCCAAAGCAGGCCATGGCCAAGCGACAGGCACCGGACACCCGTCCCGAAATCTATGTCAGCACCGACGTGGAGGCCGACGGCCCCATCCCCGGGCCGCACTCCATGCTGTCGTTCGCCTCCGCCGCGATGCTGGCGGACAAGACCGTGCTGAGCACCTTCTCGGCCAACCTGGAAACGCTGCCGGGCGCGGCCGGACATCCGGCGCAGATGCAGTGGTGGCAAACCCAGCCGGAAGCCTGGGCCGCCTGCCGGCAGGACCTGGAGCCGCCCGGGCGGGCCATGGTGCGCTACGTGGAATGGGTGGAAAGCCTGCCCGGCAAGCCGGTCTTCGTGGCCTTTCCGGCTGGCTTCGACTTCACCTGGATGTTCTGGTACATGATGCGTTTTGCCGGCCGCTCGCCGTTTGGCTGGGCCGCGCTCGACATCAAGACGCTGGGGTTCGCCATGACCGGGCTGCCATACCGCAAGACCGTCAAGCCGGCGCTGCCGGCGCAGTGGAAGGACCCGCTGCCGCACACCCATGTGGCGCTTGACGATGCGCTGGAACAAGGCGCGCTGTTCTGCAACATGCTCGCCGAGCTGCGCGCGCGGGAGGCCACGCTGGCCGCCGCGCAAGCCTTGGCCGAACGCGATGGCGCGCCACCGGCTCCCACGGCCTGAGCAGGCTTGCCTGCGCAGGGCCATGCGCAGGCCTCGCATCCTGGGCCACGCCAGCTATAGTTAAGACGTATATGGCATCCGAACCCACCCCGTCTCTCAGGGCTGCCGCAGCGCCACGCCATATACGGCTTGCACGGCCTCGCGAGCCACGCCCAGGAGGTGTCGCCCATGCGTTTCCATCCCAACCTGCACTTGCGCCAGATGGCCGGCCGGTTGCACTGGCCGCACGTGAGCTCATCCTCGCGCGAGTCCACCCGCCCGCACTCCCTGGAGGACGATGCCGAAGTCGCCAAGGCCATGGTCTACGTGAGCGTGGTGACGCTGGTGATCCTGCTGGTGGTCCTGGCGGCAATCGCTTTCGGTCAGGAGGCCGTGCACTGGCTGGGTGTTCAATAGACGACCCGCCTGAAGCAGTTCAGCCTCCCTGACCGGGCCGGCCCCCACCTAGGTGGGGGCCGGTTTTATTTCGGGGCCAAGGTTTGCCGGCGCCGGCTCAGGCCAGCAAGGGGGCGACGTTCTCGGGGGGGCGGCCGATGGCGGCGCGGCGGTTGCGCACCACCAGCGGGCGTTGCAGCAGGATGGGGTGGTCGGCCACCGCACCCAGCACCTCGGCATCGGTCAGGCCCGGATCGGCCAGGCCCAGCTCCTTGAAGGGCGCTTCGTTGTCGCGCACCATCTCGCGCACTGGCACGCCCAGCATGGTGTGGAGCTGCTTGAGCGTGGACAACGTGGGGGGCGTCTTCAGGTATTCCACGATCTCCACGGGCTCGCCCAGCCGGCCAGCGGCAGCCTCGACCAGCGCGAGTGTTTCGCGCGACTTCGAGCAACGGGGGTTGTGATAGATGGTAATCATGGTGGCACTCCTGGTTCGACCGATGCCCCGGCGCCGGGGCTCAAACCCGCACTATACAAGCGGCGCCGCCCGCCCGCATGCCCCCGAGAGTTGGCATAGCGGCTCAGGCCGGGCTTTGCCTTTGCGGCGCCAGCCGCAGCAGGGCCGCCACGGTGGCGCGCAGCCCGGCGCGCAACGGCTTGTCGTGGCGCAACACCAGCGCCAGCGTGCGCGCCAGCGGCGGGGCCAGCGGGCGCACGGCGATCCGCGCGCGCGGCTGGCCCGGCGGCAGCGCCATGCCCGGCAGCACCGAATAGCCCAGCCCGGCACCCACCAGCTCCTTGATCGCCTCGACGCTGTCGAGCTCCATCACCGGGCGTGCGCTGATACCGGCGCGCAGGAACCATTCGTCCACCAGCCGGCGCGTATTGCCGCCGGGCGAAAAGAGCACCAGCGGCCGGCCGGCCAGGTCGGCGGGCGCAACGGTAGCGGGCAATGGTTCGTCGTCGGCGGGGCCGATGGCCACGAACGGGTCTTCCAGCACAGGCGTGATGTCGAACATCCGGCCAGAGGCCGGCAGCGTCACGAAGGCCAGGTCCAGGGCGTTGTCTTCCACCGCCTTGAGCGCCTCGCCGGTGTTTTCCGTGCTGACCACGATCTCCAGCGCCGGCATGGCGCGGCGCAGGTCGCGCAGCACCGCAGGCAACAGGTAGATGCAGGCGGTGGCGCCCGTGCCCAGCCGCACCCGGCCGACCACCCCACCCGCGTGGCGCGCCATGCTGTCGTCAGCGGCGGCCAGCGCCCCGGCCACGCCACGCGCGTGCGCCAGCAAGTCCTCGCCAGCGGGGGTGGGCAGCACATGGCGCCCTACCCGTTCGAGCAGGCGCAGGCCATAACGCTGCTCCAGCTGGCGCACCTGCAGGCTGACCGCCGGCTGGCTCAAGCCGAGGCGCTCGGCCGCCGCCGAAAAGCTGCCAAGATCGCAAACCAGCGAAAAAGCGTGCAGGAAGTCGGGATTGAGATGCCGCATGCCAAAGATTTTCTTATGCGCTGCATAAGTCAGCGAAGCTTCCTTTATAGCATCGGCGCAAGTTAAGGTAGCAGCGTGCCCCGGCCCTTGCCACCGCGGGGCAGTTTGCTGCAACACGGCTTTCATCCACGTATCGCCTTTCCTCCGGCATCGACTACGCTCGAACCGGCTTACCTGCCCAAACCGCTCGCCGCGCCAGCATCATGAAAGCCCCTCTCGCCACACTCAGCGCCGCCTGCGCCACGCCGATGGCCGTGGCCAATGCCACCGCCGCCGTCCAGGCCTGCGCCAGCCCGTCGATCCGCGACGCCACCGCCGCCGACATCCCTGCCATCCAGGCCATCTACGCGCACCACGTGCGTCACGGCCGCGCGTCGTTCGAGGAAGTCGAGCCAGGCGTGGACGACATCCGCCTGCGTCACGCCGAGGTGAGGCGCCAGGGCCTGCCCTACCTGGTGGCCGAGCGCGGCGGCGAGGTGCTGGGCTACGCCTACGCCAGCGCCTACCGTACGCGCAGTGCTTACCGCTTTGCCATTGAGGATTCGGTCTATATCGACGAGCGCTACCGGGGCCAGGGCCTTGGCCTGGCGCTGCTGGCCGCGCTGGTGTCGCGCTGCGAGAGCGGCCCGTGGCGGCAGATGGTGGCGGTAGTGGCCTGCACCGCCAGCGGCGAAGGCGCTGGCTCGCTGGCCTTGCACGAGCGGGTGGGCTTTCGCACCATCGGCCGGTTGCAGTCCGTCGGGTTCAAGCACGGGCAGTGGATCGATACGGTGCTGATGCAGCGGCCGCTGGGAGATGGGGACGAAACGCCGCCGGTGGAGCGCGCGGCCAAGCCGTAAGACCTGGCCGGCTCCAAGCCGGCGGACAGCCGATCCACCTGGGTTAATTCTAGTGAGGAATTTTAAGCGGATCTGGCTGGGAAGATATATTCGTCATGCGCATGATCTTGCGATCAAGGCTGACGAGCGGGCACGGCGAGCGCCTGCCCTCTCTTCAAGTTCCAAGGCTGATATCAGCCCCGGGACCATGACGGATCAACCGATCAGGTCCGACAGCGCCAGCGCCACCACCTTGGTGGCACGGTTCAGGTCGCTCAGGCGCAGGTTCTCGTCCGAATTGTGGCCGCGCGCTTCCATCAGCGTGCGCGGGCCGGCGCCGTACAGCACGGTGGGGATGCCGTGCTTGGTGTAGTGGCGGGCATCGGTGTAGAGCGGCACGCCTTGCACCGGGATCTCCACGCCGAACACTTCCTCGGCACGGCCCTTCAGGGCGCCGATCAGCTTTTCCACGCCCGGCAGTTCCGACAGCGGCTCGGCCAGGATGATGCGCTCGACCTTGACCTCGATGCCCGGACGGTCGCGGGCGGCCTTCTCGACCACGGCGCGCAGCTCGCCCTCGGCGTCGAAGCCGATTTCTTCGGGGATCATGCGGCGGTCGACGCGGAAGGTCACCAGGTCCGGCACCACGTTGGTGTTGATGCCGCCCTTGATCAGGCCGACGTTCAGCGTGGCGGTATCGATGCCCAGCGTCTTCGACTTGCGCGTGGCCAGCTCCGCACGCAGGCCGTAGATGGCTTGCAGGATGTGGGTGGCGGCTTCGATCGCGTCCACGCCGGTGTGCGGCATGGCGGCGTGGCCTTGCTTGCCCTTGACCGTCACTTCCACGTGCAGGCAGCCGTTGTGGGCCGAGGTGATGCCGTAAGAGAAGCCGGCCGAGATGGCGTAGTCCGGCTTGCTCAGGCCCTGGTCGAGCAGGAACTTGGGACCGATGTCGCCGCCGGTTTCCTCGTCGTACGTGAATTGCAGTTCCAGCGTGCCGTTGAGCCTGGCGCCTTGCTTTTCGGCTTCCATCAGCGCCAGCACGGCGTACGTGTAGGTGGCGAAGTCCGACTTGGACACCGCCACGCCACGGCCGTACATGACCGGACCGTGCTCGCTGTCGGCGATTTCGCCGCCGTACGGGTCCTTGGTCCAGCCCAGCCCCGGAGGCACCACGTCGCCGTGGGCGTTCATGGCGATGGTGGGGCCGCCCGTGCCGAAGGTCTTGCGCACCAGCAGGTTGGTGGCGCTGATCATGCCGGCGGCCTTGACCAGCTCGTGCGGCACCTTGTGCGCTTCGACCTTGAAGCCCAGGCCTTCGAGCAGCACCTTGGCGCGCGCGCCGTGCGCGTCGCAATCGCCCGGCGGGTTATCCGACGGCACCTTGACCAGTTCGGCGAGGAAGGCTTCCTGCGCGGGACGCTGGGCGTCGATGTAGTTGGTGAGCGTGGTCTGCAGCGGGTTCACGTTGTCTCTTGCGGTCATGGTGATTCTCGAAAAAGTCTTTCAGGATGACGGATGCGGGCGCTTTACTGCTGCCGCGCGGAATGCTTGTCGAAATGCTCGACGAAATCGCTGAACACGGCAGCCGCGCTGGCGGCGTCCTCCGCAGTCATGATCTCGGTGGGGTGATGGCTGATGCCACCGTTGCCGCAGCGCACAAACAGCATCGCGACATCGGCAATGGCCGCGATGGCCATGGCGTCGTGGCCGGCGCCGGAAGGCAGGTGCCGCACCGGCAGCCCCTGGCGGGCGATGGCATCCGCCCATTGCTGTTGCAGCCAGGGCGCGCACGGCACGCTGACGGCCTCGTGCGTCTTGCGGATCTGCACGCGCACATTGCGCCGGGCGCACACGCGCTCGATTTCGGCCAGCACGTCATTCACTGCAGCCTGGCGCACGGCGTCTTCGCCAGCACGGATGTCGATGGAGAAGACCGCGCGGCCCGGCACCACATTGGCGGCGCCGTTAGGCACGTTGAACTGGCCGATCGTGCCGACCAGGCCCGGCAGGCCACTGCAACGGCGCTCGATAAACAGGCCGATCTCGGCGCCGGCCATGGCGGCGTCGCGGCGCATGTCCATCGGCACGGTGCCGGCGTGGCCGGCCAGCCCTTCAAGTTCCACGATAAAGCGGGTGGCGCCGGAGATCGCGGTCACGACACCCAGTGACAGTCCTTCGTTGAGCAGCACCGGGCCTTGCTCGATATGGACTTCCACGAAAGCCAGCACCTGCTCGCGCGCATGCGCGGCGGCGGGCAGGCCAGCGGGATCGAAACCTGCCGCGCGCATCACTTCGCGCATGGTCTTGCCCGAGTCGTCCACGTTGTCGAGCACATTGGTGTCGAAGGTGCCGGCGATGGCGCGGCTGCCCAGCAGCGTGGCCTTGAAGCGCACGCCCTCCTCCTCGGCAAAGCCGACCACCTCGATGGCGAACGGGAAGCGCTTGCCCTGGCGGTTCCACTGCGCCACACAGGCGACCGGGAGGATCACGCCGAGGTTGCCGTCATAGCGGCCGCCATCGCGCACGGTGTCGAAATGCGAGCCGGTGAGCAGCGCGGGCACATTGGGCGTGGTGCCCTCGTAGCGGCCGATCACGTTGCCGGCCGCGTCGCGGCGCACCGTCATGCCGGCAGCCTGCATCCACTCGGTGAGCTGCGCGGCGGCGCCGTGGTGAGCCTCGGTGAGATAGGTGCGGGTGAGCATGCCGGGCTGCTCGGTGTGGACGGCCAGGGTATCGGCCCAGGCCATGATGCGCGCCCCGGTTTCGGTAGCGGGCGTGAGGGTTGCTGCCATGCGTGTCTCCTGCTGGAAGTGCGCGAATGCGGGTGGCGCCGGATCATGCAAGCCCCGCGCCAGCGGTGCCTCGGGTGCCGGGCCGGCGCCGCCGGACCATCCCGGTGCGCCTTGACTCTCGTGCGAGAGCTCTATTTTGTGCGATTCATGGTAGCACAGTGAATTCAAAAATTGCATACAAAAATGATATGCACTATATTGGCTTCCACGTTCCGACAATTCGCTGCGGACAATCCGATCCGGACAGCGAGTTGCGTGGATTCCGCTCCAACAGGAGGGCCAATCCACGAAGCGCCGCAGCCCTCACCCGGCCACGCGCCCGGCACGTCAGGCCGGCTGTCCCGCCACGCGGGCAACCGGCAATTCCTGCAGCAATGACAGGATGCGCCAGCCAAAGTCCAGGACGCGTCCGCATGGAGACAACGATGCACCCAGCAGTCCAGCAACGGCCGGCTTCCGGCCGCCCGCACGCCGCCCCTTCCCGCTTTTCCCGCTTCTTCCGATCCCTGTTCGGCCAGGTCCTTGTCGCCCTGGTGCTCGGGACTGCGCTCGGGCTGCTCTTCCCCGAATTTGCCGCCAAGCTCAAGCCGCTCGGCGATGCCTTTATCAAGCTGATCAAGATGCTGATCGGCCCGATCGTGTTCTGCGTGGTGGTGGCGGGCATCTGCGGCGCCGGCGAGCTCAAGAAGGTGGGCCGGGTCGGCATCAAGGCCGTGCTCTATTTCGAGGTGGTCACCACCATCGCGCTGGCGCTGGGCATCGCGCTGGCCTACATCTTCCACCCCGGCACCGGCATGAACGTGAACCCGGCCTCGCTCGACGCCTCGGCCATGTCCGCCTACGTGGACACGGCCCAGAAGGTCAAGAGCGCGGGCATGGTGGACTTCCTGCTCAAGCTGATCCCCAGCACGGTGATGGGCGCGTTCGCCAGCGGCGACGTGCTGCAGGTGCTGCTGGTATCGATCCTGTTCGGTTGCGCGCTGTCGCTGGTGGGTGAGCGCGGCCAGCCGCTGGTGACGATCATCGATACCTTCTCGCACACGCTGTTCAAGATGATGGGCTTCATCATCAAGCTGGCTCCGCTGGGCGTGCTGGGCGCGGTAGCCTTCACCGTGGGCAAGTACGGCATCGGCTCGCTCAAGCAGCTGGGCTACCTGGTGCTGGTGTTCTACGGCGCGGTGGCCTTGTTCGTGATGGTGGTGCTGGGCACGGTGATGCGCCTGTGCGGCTTTTCCGTCTTCAAGCTGATCCGCTACCTGCGCGCCGAGCTGCTGGTGGTGCTGGGTACCGCCTCGTCCGACAGCGTGCTGCCGCAGGTGATGAAGAAGCTGGAGTTCCTCGGCATCAAGAAATCGGTGGTGGGCCTGGTGATCCCCACGGGCTACTCCTTCAACCTGGATGCCTTTTCGATCTACCTGACGCTGGCCGCGGTATTTATCGCCCAGGCCACCAATACGCCGCTCGCGCTGGGCGACCTGCTCGGCATCCTGGCGGTGGCGCTGGTCACCTCCAAGGGCGCGCACGGCATCCCCGGCTCGGCCATCGTGATCCTGGCGGCCACGCTGTCGGCGCACCCGGCCATTCCCGCCATCGGGCTGGTGCTGGTGCTGTCGGTGGACTGGTTCATCGGCATTGCCCGCGCGGTCGGCAACCTGATCGGCAACTGCGTGGCCACCGTCGTGGTCGCCGCCTGGGAAAAGGACATCGACCGGGCCCGCGCCCACGACGTGCTCAACGGCAGGATCGACGCCAGCGACCTTGAAGCGGGCTTTGCCCCGGCGCCGCACGAGGCCGCCCTGGCTACCCCCGGGGCATCCCCGCTGCCCGGCGCGGCCGCGGGGCGCTAGAATCTCGGGATTCCTCCTACCGAGACGCTGCGCAAGTGCGCAACCATGCCTGAGCATATCGACCCTGCCATGACCGCCGAAGCGATCGCCGAAGACATCGTCGCGGCGATCGTCTCGCACCGCCTGCCGCCCGGCACCAAGCTGCGCGAAGAGGCCCTGGCCAGCGTCTACCGCGTCAGCCGCACCAAGGTGCGCGCCGCGCTGCTGATGCTGTCCAAGGACAAGCTCATCCAGATCGTGCCGGACAAGGGCGCCTTCGTGGCCAAGCCCAGCGCCGAGGAGGCGCGCGAAGTGTTTGCGGTGCGCCGCATCCTGGAGGCGGCCCTGGCCCGCGAGTTCGTGGCGCGCGCCACCGCCGCCGACTACAAGCGCATTGACCGGCACCTCGTCGCCGAGAAGAAAGCGCTGGGCGGCAGCGATGCCCATGTGCGCACCCGCCTGCTCAGCGATTTCCACATCATGCTGGCGGACGTGGTGGGCAATGGTGTGCTGACGGGCATGCTGCAGGAGCTGTCGTTGCGCAGCGCGGTGATCACCATGCTCTACCAGTCCCGCCGCGATGCCGCCTGCTCCTCGGATGAGCATCGCGACTTCATCGAGGCCGCCCGCGCCGGCGACACCGAGCGCGCGGTGACCCTGATGGTGGAGCACCTGAACCACGTCGAGGCGGCGCTGCATTTCGAGCAGGTGCCCGCCGCCCGCAGCAAGGACCTGGTGACGGCGCTGCTGGCCTGAACCGGGCATGCTGCTGCGCGCTTGACCCAGGTCAATGCGCGCCACGCGCCTTTGCACGATCATCGACCTCGTCATGAAGCTGCGGGGGCGCGCTTCATGACACACTGGCCCGTCCATCGCGGACGGCAGCCCGCACGCCGGCTTGGGTGCGGGCTTTTTCTTTTGCGCGCCGCGCGCGCCATCATTGCCAGATCCGCACGTGATCGAATCACGGCTTCGGAGTAGGATGTCGGAGGCCCAAGTCAGAGGCTGCTTAAAAGATAAATGGCAAAAGATAAAAGCCAGGAGACAGACATGACCCGTTCCAGCCGTCCGGTGGCGATGTTCGAGCCATCGCCAGCACCAGCCCGCGCCATCCTGCTCCCCGATTTGCCGCCCCTGGCGGTCTCGCCGTCCGTGCGCCCGCGCCGCGTGCGCGGCTGATCTTCCCGCCCGATTTCCGTGCCGGGCCATCCGCTTTCATCATCCAACCCATCCGAGGGAGGGAAACCTATGTCCAACGCGTTCAAAGACGACGTCCTGGCCGGCAAGGTCGTGTTTATCGCCGGCGCCTCGTCCGGCATCAACCTGGGCATCGCCCGGCATTTTGCCAAGGCAGGCGCCAGGCTGGCGCTGGTCAGCCGCGACCCCGAGCGTATCGCGGCGGCGGCGGCCAGCATCAACGACGCCGGCGGCAGCGCCATCGGCATGGCAGCCGATGTGCGCGACTACGCCGCGGTGGAAGCGGCGCTCGCGCGCACGCGCAACGAGCTTGGCCCGATCGACATCGTGATCTCGGGCGCGGCCGGCAATTTTGTCGCACCGGCCCTGGGCATGTCCGCCAACGGCTTCAAGACCGTGGTGGATATCGACCTGATCGGCACCTTCAATGTCTTTCGCGCCTGCTTTGCCTTTCTGAATGCGCCGGGCGCCTCGCTGATCGCCATCACCGCGCCGCAGGCGGTCAACGCGATGATGTTCCAGGCCCACGTATGCGCCGCCAAGGCCGGCATCAACATGCTGGTGAAATGCCTGGCCATGGAATGGGGCCCGGCCGGCGTGCGCGTCAACGCCATCTCGCCCGGCCCCATCGCCGGCACCGAGGGCATGGCGCGGCTCGCGCCCACGCCGGAAATGGAGGCGCGCTTCAAGGCGCGCCTGGCGCTGCGTGACTACGGCGACAAGGACGATATCGCCAATACGGCGCTGTTCCTGTCCACCGACAACGCTCGCTATATCACCGGCACCATCGTCGACTGCGATGGGGGCAGCAAGCTGGGCGACGCGTCCGCCGACGCACTGCATCCGCCCAAGGCGCCCGGCAAGGCGGCCTGAGCCGCGCGGCGCTACACACACTCAAGCCTTCGTGCATTTGTGCAGCAGAACACCTACGACAAGGAGACTCCTATGACTTCACCCGTGCTCTATCACGCCGCCGAGGGCGTGGCCACCATCACCCTGAACCGCCCCGACGTGCTCAACGCGCTCAACAGCGCGCTGCTGCTCGAGCTGCGCGCCGCCGTCGAGCGTGCCGCGCAGGACGAGGCCGTGCGCGCGGTGGTGCTGAGCGCCAACGGCCGCGGCTTTTGCGCGGGCGCCGACCTGGCCGGGCGTGGTACCGGGCTGCAGGATTCGGGCACGCTGCTGCGCGAGCGCTACCACCCGATCATCCTGGCGCTGCGCAATATGCCCAAGCCCGTCATCACCTCGGTCAACGGCGTGGCGGCCGGCGCCGGCATGAGCCTGGCGCTGGCCGGCGACGTGGTGCTGGCTGGCCGCTCCGCGTCGTTCCTGCAGGCCTTCTCGAAAATCGGCCTGGTGCCCGATGCGGGAAGCACCTACTTCCTGCCGCGCTACGCGGGCGAGATGCGCGCCCGCGCGCTGGCCATCCTGGCCGAGAAAATCGACGCCGAAGAAGCGCATCGCATCGGCCTGGTGTGGAAGGTGCATGAAGACGAAGCCTTGCCGGCCGAGACCGCCAGGCTGGCCGCCCACCTGGCGCAGATGCCCACCTTTGCCTACGGCCTGATCAAGGAAGCGCTCAACGCCAGCCTGCAGAGCGACCTGCCGGCGCAGCTCGAACGGGAAGCCACGCTGCAGTCGCGCGCATCGAAGAGCGAGGACGTCAAGGAAGGCGTGGCGGCGTTCCTGGAAAAGCGCAAGCCCGCGTTCAAGGGCCGCTGAGCGCCGCTGGCTACGCATCGCACCACCCATTCGAAACCAGGAGACGCGCACCATGCTAGGCCTCATGCAAGACCGTCCGTTGCTGATTTCTTCACTGATCGAGTACGCCGCGCAGTACCACCCGCAGCAGGAGATCGTGTCGCGCACGATCGATGGCGGCACGGTGCGCTCCAACTACGCGCAGGTGCACCGCCGCGCGAAGCGGGTCGCCAGCGCGCTCGTCGGCCCCGGCGGATTGGGCGGACTGGGCGGACTCGGCGTTGAGCAAGGCGACCGTGTCGGCACGCTGGCATGGAACACGCACCGCCACCTGGAGCTGTACTTTGGCGTGTCGGGCGCGGGCGTGGTGCTGCATACCGTCAATCCCCGCCTGTTCCCGGAGCAGATCGACTACATCATCAATCACGCGCAAGACCGCGTGCTCTTCTTCGACCCGTGCTTCGCGCCGCTGGTGGCGCAACTCGCGCCGCGCCTGTCCAGCGTCAAGCACTTCGTGGCAATGACCGATCGCGCCGGCACCGACGCGCTCGGCCTCGCCGGCAAGCTGCCCAGCCTGCTGTGCTACGAAGACCTGGTCGAGGCCGGCAGCGAGGACTATGCATGGCCGCAGTTCGACGAGCGCACCGCGTCCTCGCTTTGCTACACGTCGGGCACCACCGGCAACCCCAAAGGCGTGCTGTATTCGCATCGCTCCACCGTGCTGCACAGCCTCAAGGCCTGTGCGTCCGACACGTTTGGCGTGAGCGCGGACAGCACGATCCTGCTGGTCGTGCCGCTGTTCCACGCCAACGCCTGGGGCATGCCCTACGCATGCGCCATGACGGGCGCAAAGATGGTGCTGCCCGCCCAGCACCTGGACGGCGAAAACGTCTACCGCATGCTGCGCGACGAACGCGTGACCTTTTCCACCGCGGTGCCCACGGTGTGGCTGATGCTGTTCCAGTACCTGGATGCGCATCCGGAGATCGATCCGCGCTCGCTCGGGCTGAAGCTGGCCGGCGTAGGTGGCTCCGCCGCGCCGGCGGCGATGATCGAGCGCTTCGAGCAGCAGTTCGGCGCGCGCTTCGTCCAGGGCTGGGGCATGACGGAGACCAGCCCGATCGGCGTGATCAGCACGCTCTTGCCCAAGCATCAAGCGCTGGGCGCGCAGGAGCAATTGAAGATCAAGCTCAAGCAAGGCCGCGCGCTGTGGGGCGTGGACCTGCGCATCGAGGACGACCAGGGCAACGCGCTGCCGCACGATGGCCAGGCCTTTGGCC comes from the Cupriavidus basilensis genome and includes:
- a CDS encoding long-chain-fatty-acid--CoA ligase yields the protein MLGLMQDRPLLISSLIEYAAQYHPQQEIVSRTIDGGTVRSNYAQVHRRAKRVASALVGPGGLGGLGGLGVEQGDRVGTLAWNTHRHLELYFGVSGAGVVLHTVNPRLFPEQIDYIINHAQDRVLFFDPCFAPLVAQLAPRLSSVKHFVAMTDRAGTDALGLAGKLPSLLCYEDLVEAGSEDYAWPQFDERTASSLCYTSGTTGNPKGVLYSHRSTVLHSLKACASDTFGVSADSTILLVVPLFHANAWGMPYACAMTGAKMVLPAQHLDGENVYRMLRDERVTFSTAVPTVWLMLFQYLDAHPEIDPRSLGLKLAGVGGSAAPAAMIERFEQQFGARFVQGWGMTETSPIGVISTLLPKHQALGAQEQLKIKLKQGRALWGVDLRIEDDQGNALPHDGQAFGRLKVRGPWIASAYFKAEHDALDADGWFDTGDVANIDADGYVQLVDRAKDVIKSGGEWISSIDLENATMGHPAVAEAAVVGVPHPKWQERPLLVVVRRAGKDVSAADLLAFLAARVAKWWVPDDVAFVDSLPHTATGKLLKVKLREQFKDYVLPTAQDPIPARSNAL